A stretch of Argiope bruennichi chromosome 10, qqArgBrue1.1, whole genome shotgun sequence DNA encodes these proteins:
- the LOC129987486 gene encoding uncharacterized protein LOC129987486 isoform X2, which translates to MSLTGSSRWIVAVICSALNFLHLGTARLSGTMYLAVLERYHVDRSKASLPFILCYTVRNISGPLVGYLSTKFGIYTVTMLGGLIAFVGIGGCFFAEDIVVVILCWGVVFGFGFGMGSVLIPEILNQHFDKYVSNANGIAFGGECIAGFVLPIFLKFSFNTYGTSGTFLILSGLMLNSIPVTLLLKHFSHCQAPEQHQRTQSQEHSTGENGLHCSINGANNDSFEIEDCDMPLVTTALLAKKESYPKSSEIKEFPSVERFSIMGKDEINKSNFNVKNSNFNRNIYLDVSKEHLLPDLKMRTNKRNCPVNRYNAKVYKKLNIQTRKSDCQDSKASTSKDIIFHSYPGKQRKCSYAFYSKINIPNHSKTENQYASMKYYGSLDREIQKFGNLSEELSSLPELPITSTNEKSSDNLYKHSIKVTLPNISTSYLTASSPEQTSPSNPFKIFLDPVFCVILLTQSTMLYNVTLVWTVIVDFSRDSGLSSREEIYVLIFFSVLDMIGRLGLGWFTDAGCVSNSTFSGVCCFGMGISVGALVFFREVAAIGSSMSLFGLCLGGFLIVCPGVVNDHIQPDMRGMALASRLFLFAPMSLSQSPLIELFLKINNEDFETTRDDDIDNCRIYLNYNFFLIRILNMSLI; encoded by the exons ATGTCTCTGACTGGTTCCAGCAGATGGATAGTTGCCGTGATATGCAGTGCCTTGAATTTCCTTCACTTGGGTACAGCTCGTCTTTCTGGTACTATGTATCTTGCCGTCTTGGAGAGATATCACGTCGACAGAAGCAAAGCCTCACTTCCATTTATACTGTGCTACACAGTGAGGAATATATCGG GCCCTTTGGTCGGATATTTATCGACAAAGTTCGGTATCTACACGGTGACTATGTTGGGCGGCCTAATAGCATTTGTTGGCATTGGAGGTTGTTTCTTTGCTGAAGATATTGTTGTGGTTATCCTGTGTTGGGGAGTTGTATTTG gTTTTGGATTTGGAATGGGTTCAGTCTTAATTCCGGAAATTCTAAACCAGCATTTTGACAAGTACGTTTCGAATGCCAACGGAATAGCTTTTGGGGGGGAGTGCATTGCCGGATTTGTGTTgcctatatttttgaaattttctttcaatacttATGGCACATCAGGGACATTCTTAATATTGTCTGGTCTAATGTTAAACAGCATCCCTGTTACACTCCTGTTGAAACATTTCTCCCACTGCCAGGCGCCTGAACAGCATCAACGTACTCAAAGTCAAGAGCATTCTACTGGTGAAAATGGACTGCATTGCTCAATAAATGGAGCAAACaatgattcttttgaaattgaaGACTGTGATATGCCTCTTGTAACAACGGCATTATTGGCAAAAAAGGAATCGTATCcaaaatcttcagaaataaaagaatttccatCTGTAGAAAGGTTTAGTATAATGGGAaaggatgaaataaataaaagtaattttaatgtaaaaaattcaaattttaatagaaatatttatttagatgtcTCCAAGGAACATCTACTTCCAGATTTAAAAATGCGAACCAATAAAAGAAATTGTCCAGTAAATAGATACAAtgcaaaagtttataaaaaactaAACATTCAAACAAGAAAATCTGACTGTCAAGATTCAAAAGCATCAACATCTAAAGACATTATCTTTCACTCATATCCAGGGAAACAGAGAAAATGTAGCTAtgctttttattctaaaataaatattccaaatcatTCTAAGACAGAAAACCAGTATGcttcaatgaaatattatggATCTTTGGACCGTGAAATTCAAAAGTTTGGTAACTTATCTGAAGAATTAAGCAGTCTGCCAGAGCTACCAATAACATCTACCAATGAAAAGTCATCAGACAATCTCTACAAACACAGCATTAAAGTGACATTACCAAATATTTCGACATCATATTTAACGGCATCTTCGCCAGAACAGACCTCGCCATCCAatccttttaaaatctttttagatCCAGTTTTCTGTGTGATACTTCTGACTCAAAGTACCATGCTCTACAACGTTACATTGGTCTGGACAGTAATTGTAGATTTCTCCAGAGACAGTGGTCTATCATCCAGAGAAGAAATTTACGTcttgatttttttctctgttttggATATGATAGGGCGTTTGGGTCTAGGCTGGTTTACTGATGCTGGCTGTGTGTCAAATTCGACATTTTCTGGTGTGTGCTGTTTTGGCATGGGTATTTCCGTCGGAGCTTTAGTCTTTTTCAGAGAAGTTGCTGCAATCGGATCTTCTATGTCTCTTTTTGGGCTGTGTCTTGGAGGATTCTTGATTGTTTGTCCAGGGGTGGTAAATGACCATATTCAACCAGATATGAGAGGAATGGCATTAGCTTCGAGGCTCTTTCTGTTTGCACCGATGAGTTTATCCCAATCTCCATTAAtag